The genomic interval TATAGCCCAGCCGCGTGAATATGTCGACGATCTGATTTCGCACCAGCGAGATCGGATGTCGGCTGCCGATGCGGTCGGCCGTGCCGGGACGGGTCATGTCGATACCGGCTCCGGCGGCTTCCGGGCGGTTCTCCATTTCGGTCTTGTAGCGCGTTATCGTTTCGGCGATCGTGTTTTTCAACGCATTGATCCTCTGGCCGAGTTCCTTTTTCAGTTCGGGAGCCACTTGCTTGAATTCCTCGAAAAGCTCGTTCATCTCGCCTTTGCGGCCGAGCATGCGGACTCTGAATTCCTCGATTTCCGCCTCGGCTTTCGGCCGGAACTCCTCGACCCGTTTCAACAGGCTGTTTATTTTGTCAATCATCGTTGGTGGTTTATATTTTTATCTCTACTTTTACGAAGTGGATTAACAGACAAAGTTAAGAATAATTTGTAAATGACGCGCATTAAAAGCTTTTTTACCCTGCTGACGCTGTTTTCCGCTCTTTCTGCCGGGGCTCAGAAGGTAGGACTCGTGATGAGCGGCGGCGGAGCCAAGGGGCTCTATCACATCGGGGTTATGAAGGCTTTGGAGGAGAACGGCATTCCGATCGACTACGTGTCGGGGACCTCCATGGGCTCGATCATCGCCGGGCTGTACGCGATCGGCTATACGCCGGACCAGATGGCCGAGCTGTTCAAGTCGGACCGGATCTCGTACTGGATGTCGGGGCGGATCGAATCCGAGTATCTCTACTACTTCAAGCAGAGGCGGCCCAGCGCGGCGATGGTGACGCTGCGCTTCGACTTCCGCAATCCGAAGAAGGTAGCCCGGTTGCCGACCAACCTGATTCCCTCCGGCCAGATCGACATGGCTTTCGTCGAATTCTTCTCGGCGGCCAACGCCGCGTGCGGCGGCGATTTCGACCGGCTTTTCGTGCCGTTCCGCTGCATTGCGACCGATGCGGCCGCCCGCAAGGAGGTCGTCTACCGCAGCGGCGATCTGGGCAAGGCGATCCGCGCTTCGATGACCATACCGTTGGTTTTCAAGCCTATCAAGCAAGACTCGACGCTGCTTTACGACGGAGGACTGTACAATAACTTTCCGTGGCAGGTCCTGCAGGAAGATTTTCATCCCGACGTGCTGATCGGAAGCAAGTGTACGGCCGGCAACAGCAAGCCCGACGAGGACGACGTGGTCGAGCAGATTCTGTCGCTGACGATGATGAATACCGACTACGACCTGCCGTCGGAGCGCGACGTGCTGATCGAGCATGCGTTCGAGGACGTGTCGACGCTCGATTTTTCGAAGGTGGACTATATCATCAACCGCGGCTATAGCGACGCGATCGACGCGATGCCGAAGATCAAGGAGCGGATCGGCCGCCGGGTCGACGCCGACTCGCTGGCCGCCCGGCGCGTGGCCTATCGGGCGTCGCTTCCGCCGCTGCTGTTCGACAGGTACGAGATTTCGGGTCTGAACGGCAATCAGACGAAATACGTCGAGCGGCTGATGCGGCTGGACCTGCCGCTGAAAAAGAGCCGCAACGATTCGGTTTTCGACTTCGAACGCTTCAAGTCGGGTTATTTCAAGGTGCTGTCGGACGACGACATCGAGGGTAGCTATCCCGATGTGCGGTTCAACGATTCGACGGGCCTGTTCGGGCTCGATCTGGAGATGCGCACCAAACCCAGTTTTCGGGTCATGTTCGGCGGCAACATTTCGTCCACGTCGATGAATCAGGCCTACGTCGGTCTCGAGTATCGCCGGATCGGCAAGAGTTCGCAGACCTACAATTTCGACGGCTATTTCAGTCCGCTCTACACTTCGCTGTCGGTACGCGGCCGCACCGACTTTTTCGCTCGCTCGCTGCTGTCGCTCGATTACGGATTCAACTTCAATTACTACAACTATTTCAAGAGCAATTTCGGTGCGATCGGGCGCCGCAACGACCTGACCTATTCCAAGTATTTCGACACTTATGCTACGGCGGCGCTGACGATGCCTATCGGGCGCTATACGGTGCTGTCGCTGCGCGCGAACGGAGGATGGGACACTTACCGCTATTTTCAGACGACCGATTACGAGGACGACGACTACATGGACCAGACGCGCTTCCCGTTTTTCGGACTGAAGTTCGAGGTAGACCGCAACGGGCTGAACTACCTGCTCTATCCGACACGCGGCATCAGGCAGTCGATCTCGGCTATCTTCATCACGGGCAACGAGATGTTCCGGCCCGGCACGCGGCCGCCCGACGGAGTGACCTATACGTCCCGGGGAGGCGATTCGCGTCACTGGTTCGGAGCTCAGTTCCTGCGCGAGCACTATTATCCCGTGTGCAAATGGTTCTCGTTCGGCTATTTGCTTCAGGCCGTACTGACGAATCACCCGACGTTCACGAACGAGTACGCGACGAATATCACCTCGCCGGCCTTCACGCCGACTCCGCACAGCAAGTTCGTTTATATCAAGGATTTCCGCAGCAGCTCGTTCATCGGGCTGGGTCTTATGCCTACGTTCGAGTTCGGCCCGAAGTTCTATCTGAAGAACAGTTTTTACCTGTTTCTGCCCAACGACCACAACGAAGTGAAGGAGAACATTCGCAAGCGGGTGCGCTTCATCTACAACTCGTCGCTGGTCTACCAGACGCCGGTCGGGCCGGTCAGCCTGACGGTTTCCAAGTACGACGCGACGAACCGCGACAACTGGTTCCTGACGTTCAATTTCGGCTTCACGATTTTCAATCGCAACGGGTTGTTTTATTGATGGCGGGCGGTATCCTTTCCCTGACCGGGAGCGGGTTTTCCGGGCGGCGGGACATTCCGGAACCGTAGACGGCGATCTTGTCCGGGCGTCTTTTCCGGTGAGGCGAAGGGCTGGAGCATCGGGAAAATAGCGGTTGCGTATCGATTTTTGCTCAGGCGGTTCCGGGGTATTCCGTCGGAAAGGGATCGGGCGCATGGTTGGGATCGGAATCTCTCGACTACGATGGTTCTGTGATTCCGCTGTCTCTTGGAACAAAGAGCGACATTTTACCGATAGGTACAGAATTAACGGCCGTTCTGAGAGCCCTGTACCTTAGCTGGCAAGGTGTTTTCTGCCCTTTTGTTTCGGAACTCCGGATTGTTTCGACCGTTGCGGGTCGCGAGCGCCCGGCTGTTTCGTCCTTTCGGCGGCCCGCGTCCGGAAAGCGCGGTTTTCGTTTTTGGAGAAAAAGAATTATTTTTGCAAACTAAAACTATCTAATACAATGGCAACCACAGCTGATATCAAGAACGGGATGTGCATCGAGCTGAACGGCAAGACGTTTTCGGTCGTCGAATTCCTGCACGTGAAGCCCGGCAAAGGTCCGGCTTTCGTCCGCACCAAACTGAAGAACCTCGAGAACGGCCGTATTCTGGACAAGACCTTTTCGGCCGGCGAGCGGATCGAGCCGGTCCGCGTCGAGCGCCGTCCCTACCAGTATCTCTACGAGGACGATCTGGGCTGCAATTTCATGCATACCGAGACGTTCGAGCAAATACACATCGACCGCAACCTGATCGAGAACTCGGATCTGATGCGCGAGGGGCAGATCGTCGAGGTCATGTTCCATACCGAGAAAGAAACCGTACTGTCGGCCGAGCTGCCTCCGATCATCGACATGGAGGTGACCTATACCGAACCCGGCGTCAAGGGCGATACCGCCTCGACGAACTCGCTGAAGCCCGCGACGGTCGATACCGGCGCGACGATCCGCGTGCCGCTGTTCATCCAGACCGGCGAAAAGATTCGCGTTGACAGCCGCACTCGCGAGTACAGCGAGCGAATCAAGGAATAACGAGGCTTGCCGGCTCTGCCGGGCCATATCCGAGAAGCGCGTCCGATAGTCCGGGCGCGCTTTCTCGTTGGTGAACGGGAAACGGTTTTCTCTTTTTCCCCCGATTTTGCCGTCCATCCGGTTGCCGAAAAGCGGTCTTGATCCGGCGGGATGTTCCTTTCGGCTCGGCTTCGTCTTCGAACATCGTTTTTCGGAGGCACGTTGCCCGTGCCGTGGCGGGAAATCCTGCGCGCCGCTCCGTCCCGGAAATAGAATTTCGACGGGACCGACTCGTTTCGGTGCAAGGCAGGGTTAGACCGATGAAAGAATGGAAAGACATGGAATTTTCGGGGGGAACGAGGAAATGTAAGCCGAGGGATTCGTGGCCAAAACGAGTGCGATTCGTGCGGCAGTATTTGCGATTTATTTATCCAGGAATTATATTTGAGCGATTTTTAATATAAACTTAAAATCCAGAGGAAATGATGATGAAAAACACACTGAAGACGCTGAGCCGATTCGCCGTGTGCTTGATGATGATCGGGGCGGTGGCTTGTTCCGACGACGAACCGGGCGGAGGTGGTCCCGGCGGCGGCGAAGGCGGCGGCGGTGAGGGCGAAGGCGGGGGTCCTTCGACTCCCGAGCTGACCGAAGGCATTTCTGCCGAAGGCTATTACAAAGGCGACGCATACGAAAAAGGGACGGGCAACTACTGGATCAATTTCGTAAGCGAGGATATGGAGTATGACAACGAGGAGGATACCTACTACGGTCCCGGCTTCATTCTGTGCGTCGACTTCAATTCCGTGCTGGCGTCCAACCCCGATCTGGCCGTTCCCCAGTCAGGCTCCTATACGATCGGCGAGAGCGCCGACTATCCCGCCTTCTCGATCAACTCCGATTCCTACGATACGTACCTGAACCGGTACGACGCGAACGGAAACGTGACCGAGACGAGCTTTACGGCGGGTACGATGGAGATCGCCTACGAAGACGGCATCTATACGATCGAATGCAAAATGACGACGGAGAGCGAGGAGGAGTACGAGTTCACCTATGTCGGTCCGATTCCGTTCTATAACCGTGCCGGCGAGGGCGAGATGAGCAACCTGACGGACAACGTCGAGATCAGCGGTCTGACTCAGGGCATGGCTCTGTACGAGCCCGAGGCGTTTACCACGACCTCCGACCTTTACATGGTGATTCTGGCGGGCGAAGACTACGACCTGGAAACCAACTTCGGTCAGGCCGACGCGCTTCAGATTTCGGTCAATGTAACGCCGGGTTCGAACGACGGTATTCCGACGGGGACTTATACGATCGTTGACATGAACGAGGTCGACGACCTCGAGCCCGAAACGGCCATCGCCGGACTTTACGAATATGGCGGCTATTACGGCACATGGTACTACTCGACCGGCAAGCACATCGAGTCGGCTATGAAAGAGGGAACCGTCGAGATCGAGAACGAAGGCCTCGATTTCTATA from Alistipes ihumii AP11 carries:
- a CDS encoding patatin-like phospholipase family protein, with translation MTRIKSFFTLLTLFSALSAGAQKVGLVMSGGGAKGLYHIGVMKALEENGIPIDYVSGTSMGSIIAGLYAIGYTPDQMAELFKSDRISYWMSGRIESEYLYYFKQRRPSAAMVTLRFDFRNPKKVARLPTNLIPSGQIDMAFVEFFSAANAACGGDFDRLFVPFRCIATDAAARKEVVYRSGDLGKAIRASMTIPLVFKPIKQDSTLLYDGGLYNNFPWQVLQEDFHPDVLIGSKCTAGNSKPDEDDVVEQILSLTMMNTDYDLPSERDVLIEHAFEDVSTLDFSKVDYIINRGYSDAIDAMPKIKERIGRRVDADSLAARRVAYRASLPPLLFDRYEISGLNGNQTKYVERLMRLDLPLKKSRNDSVFDFERFKSGYFKVLSDDDIEGSYPDVRFNDSTGLFGLDLEMRTKPSFRVMFGGNISSTSMNQAYVGLEYRRIGKSSQTYNFDGYFSPLYTSLSVRGRTDFFARSLLSLDYGFNFNYYNYFKSNFGAIGRRNDLTYSKYFDTYATAALTMPIGRYTVLSLRANGGWDTYRYFQTTDYEDDDYMDQTRFPFFGLKFEVDRNGLNYLLYPTRGIRQSISAIFITGNEMFRPGTRPPDGVTYTSRGGDSRHWFGAQFLREHYYPVCKWFSFGYLLQAVLTNHPTFTNEYATNITSPAFTPTPHSKFVYIKDFRSSSFIGLGLMPTFEFGPKFYLKNSFYLFLPNDHNEVKENIRKRVRFIYNSSLVYQTPVGPVSLTVSKYDATNRDNWFLTFNFGFTIFNRNGLFY
- the efp gene encoding elongation factor P, which codes for MATTADIKNGMCIELNGKTFSVVEFLHVKPGKGPAFVRTKLKNLENGRILDKTFSAGERIEPVRVERRPYQYLYEDDLGCNFMHTETFEQIHIDRNLIENSDLMREGQIVEVMFHTEKETVLSAELPPIIDMEVTYTEPGVKGDTASTNSLKPATVDTGATIRVPLFIQTGEKIRVDSRTREYSERIKE